GGCCGGCATGCACGCTGCCATCGTCATACGCGCGTTCGTACCACTGCGACACACCTGCTGCGTCGCGCTGCGCTAATTCAAGCGGGATATGGTTGCCGATTAATTGCCAGGCTGGCGGACAATCTTGCCGCGCCGCGCGCTCCAGCCAGTGCAGCGCGGTAGGAAGGCTTTGCGGCAAGCTGCTGCTGCCAAACAAGTACAGCTTGCCCAGCGCGAGCTGGGCTGCCACCTGGCCGGCACGGGCATTGCGGATGATCGCCAGTTCTTCGCGGTTAGCCATCGTTGGAATACGTGAGAGACATGACGTGAACGCCATGGAAAGTGTGCCTGCGACACACAGCGGCAACGTGGAAGTTGCAAATATACAAGCTATCGGCACCACGCGGCGCTGCTGTGCGAACGAGGCCAAAGTCTACGCCGTGGCAGATGGCGATTCGATTGGATTCCAGAGCGGATTGAGAGGTCACAAAACAGCACGAATCCGATGAAACTGTTCCGGATATTCGCAAGACAAACAGTCAGGCCGAGGCCGGTAACGTCGGGTTGCCCCGTTGAAAGGCACCGCATTACCCTGATTGATGACGCTCGTTTCAAAAATACAACAGCACGGTTCGATTTATTGGCAAGGAGCGCGGCAGCCCCCCGATAATTGACGGATTAGCTAGTCTTGACGTTTGAAAGATTTAAGGTGCACGTATCGCGCGTTCAGCCAGGTCTCAACGCTCCAGATGTACGTGTTCACTTTATTGACAGGATTACCCCGATGAAGACCTCTCTCCTGGCTGTCGCACTGCTTGGCGCTTGCGCCGGTGCGGCCCATGCGCAGACGTCAGTACAGGTCTACGGCAACCTCGATGCCGGCATCGTCAAGCGCAGCAGCCAGAATGTCAGCATCGGCAAGCGCTCGGCCAACACCCTCGGTTTCAAGGGCACCGAAGAACTGGGCAATGGCCTCAAAGCCCTGTTCCAACTTGAAACGCGCTATGAGCCGGACACCGGCAGCGCCGAAATCGGCCCCGATGGCAATGGACGCCGGTTGTTCCAGGGCCAGAGCCGCGTCGGCCTGCAGGGTGACTTCGGCATGCTGCGCATCGGCCGCGGCCTGACCCCGTTCCACGAAACCATCGGTGCCTTCGAACCATTCCACGCGATCGAAACCGCAGGCGGCTTTTATACCGACCTGAGCGTGGCCGGCTACAGCTCGCAGCCCCTCGACCCGGTCGGTTCGACCGCCAACCGCTGGTCGAACGCGGTCTGGTACAACTCGCCGGTCGTGAACGGCTTCCAGCTCAACACGGCCATCGCCACCAAAGAAAACAATGGCGCCGTCGCCATCATCGGTCGTGGCAGTGCAGCGGCGCCGCAGTATGCGGCCGGTACTGAAGCCTCGACCAATCCGTTCTCCATCTCCGGCACCTACAACAACGGCCCGGCTGCGCTGATGGCCGCCTACGAGCGCAACGCCGTCGAATCGAAGGTCTGGTCGATCGGCGCCTCGGTCAGCCCGACGCCCGAACTCAAGCTGATGGGCACGTTCACACGGCTCGACGAAGACAATACGCGCCCGTTCAATACCGATACCAGTTCGTGGGTCGTGGGCGCGAATTACACGGTCGGCCCCGGGAAATTCCTCGCTGGCTATGGTCAGAAGGACACCGATGGCCTGGAAAAGGTCAAGCAACTGTCGCTGGGCTATGAATACAGCCTGTCCAAGCGTACCTACCTGTATTTTGACGTGTCGCGCAAAAAAGGCGTCCCGACCGCCCCGGGCACGATCAACCAGTACGACATCGGCATTCACCACACGTTCTGAACCGACTGTAGCGGACCACAACTTCTCGAGGGCGGGCATCGGCAACGGTGTCCGCCCTCGTCGTTTGCAACGGTCTGTAGCCTTTTCACAACGAGGATGCGCTACCAGGGCCTTTCCGAACGAGCGTTCTGTACAGTGCAGCAAGGCAATGGCATATTTGCGTAGCGGGCCCATGCCACGCGACAAGAAAATAATATGGAGACACCATGAAAAAATGCCTTATCGCCGCCCTGCTCGGCGCGACCTTCGCAAGCACCGCCCTGGCCCAGACCAGTGTCCAGATCTACGGCATTGCCGACGCCGGCGTAATGTGGCAAAAAGGCGGCCCGACCAAGATCTACAGCGGCGGCGCCGATGGCTCACGCCTCGGCCTGCGTGGCTCCGAAGACCTGGGCAATGGCTACAAGGCGATTTTCAATCTCGAAGCCCGCGTCGAACTCGACACCGGTTCGCAGCAGCCGACGCTGATGAACGACAATCCGGGCCGCTACCTGCTGCGCGGCATGGAACGCATCCCGGTCGCCATCCGCGACCGTCTGCAAGCGGCCATCCAGCCGCCGGGCGGCCCTGCCGTCAATCAGGAAAAAGCCCTGTTCGACCGCACCTCGATGGTCGGCCTGATCACCCCGATCGGCGCCGTGCTGCTGGGCCGCATGTACACGCCTGGCTACGAAGTGTTCAATATGGCCGATGCGTTTGAGTCGGGCACGGCCGGCACCTGGGGCCACGTCACGGGCGGCACTGCCGGCTTTACCGCACTGGGCGCGGACATCCGCTCGCAGGAAGCCATCCAGTACCGCATCGCGTTGCCAAACGGCCTGGGCGGTTCGGTAATGTATGGCGCGCGCAATTCCGGTTACCTCGGCCGCTATAACAAGTTCCGCGCCGGCGCGGTGACGTACAAAGCCAACGGTTTCGACGTCGGCGTT
This sequence is a window from Oxalobacteraceae sp. CFBP 8761. Protein-coding genes within it:
- a CDS encoding porin; protein product: MKTSLLAVALLGACAGAAHAQTSVQVYGNLDAGIVKRSSQNVSIGKRSANTLGFKGTEELGNGLKALFQLETRYEPDTGSAEIGPDGNGRRLFQGQSRVGLQGDFGMLRIGRGLTPFHETIGAFEPFHAIETAGGFYTDLSVAGYSSQPLDPVGSTANRWSNAVWYNSPVVNGFQLNTAIATKENNGAVAIIGRGSAAAPQYAAGTEASTNPFSISGTYNNGPAALMAAYERNAVESKVWSIGASVSPTPELKLMGTFTRLDEDNTRPFNTDTSSWVVGANYTVGPGKFLAGYGQKDTDGLEKVKQLSLGYEYSLSKRTYLYFDVSRKKGVPTAPGTINQYDIGIHHTF
- a CDS encoding porin; protein product: MKKCLIAALLGATFASTALAQTSVQIYGIADAGVMWQKGGPTKIYSGGADGSRLGLRGSEDLGNGYKAIFNLEARVELDTGSQQPTLMNDNPGRYLLRGMERIPVAIRDRLQAAIQPPGGPAVNQEKALFDRTSMVGLITPIGAVLLGRMYTPGYEVFNMADAFESGTAGTWGHVTGGTAGFTALGADIRSQEAIQYRIALPNGLGGSVMYGARNSGYLGRYNKFRAGAVTYKANGFDVGVGYNHGYDQQNRPSLRTLTVGGSYALGESWKFFAGFHSQRNENSALIPDYLNGWDTAVGPALTAQGIPLPTQQALRGIFASAISANTKQDANSYQVGVHYKIGNGRIVASYAHQNDRTASNSDANLYALGYNYYLSKRTDLYTALAFIKNDNEAQYSPGTSGNPGGFTEAPGADGRALQLGIRHRF